In Mytilus edulis chromosome 7, xbMytEdul2.2, whole genome shotgun sequence, a single genomic region encodes these proteins:
- the LOC139483106 gene encoding uncharacterized protein: MTTDFRPQSGGLVERLNRSIEDIISKYVKDCDEQLHWALMAYRSSKHETTKLSPCMLMLGREIELPIDLIYGQRDKFPTETEAANSYVHNLETRMWKIQQKARKNSISASEKQKRQYDIKANQNAYKVSDPV, translated from the coding sequence ATGACAACTGATTTTCGTCCACAGAGTGGCGGACTTGTAGAACGTTTAAATCGTTCTATAGAAGACATAATCAGTAAATATGTCAAAGACTGTGATGAACAGCTGCATTGGGCCTTAATGGCATATCGTTCATCGAAACATGAAACCACCAAATTATCCCCATGTATGCTCATGCTTGGTCGTGAAATCGAGCTCCCAATAGATTTAATTTATGGACAAAGGGATAAATTTCCTACTGAAACTGAAGCAGCAAATTCTTATGTTCATAACCTGGAAACACGTATGTGGAAAATACAACAAAAAGCTCGTAAAAATAGTATATCCGCTAGTGAAAAGCAAAAACGTCAATATGACATTAAAGCAAATCAAAATGCCTATAAAGTAAGTGACCCTGTATGA